The following DNA comes from Thalassoglobus sp. JC818.
CGCGAACTCTCTCCCGAGAGTGCCGCCAAACTGCTCGTTCACCTCGCGAATATCCGCGGCGGACCCGACAACTCGACAGTGATCATCGCCCGCGTCGGGGAACTTCCCGCCAATGTGGAACCGGAATTCATCCCCGAAGAACCTGACGATCGGCAATCTCTCGGATGGGCTTGGCTCATCGGGTTCTGGGTCGTCGCCATGTTTCTGGCAGGAGGACTTTCGTTGCTGGCGATTCAACGCATGATTGCCGGGATCGCCGTCACTGCGTGTTCGTCGATCGCCCTGCTGGCACTGCTCGTTGCTTCCTTCCGGCAGACACGACAAAAGCTGCAAAGCGAATTTCGGTCACATGCCGGTCGACCACATCGAACGGCTGTCGCTCTCGATTCGAAACGACTGTTTGAGAGGTTGGCAGAAATCTCACGAGATCTTCAACGGGCTGCGCGCGAAGACGGATGGAACGTCAACTGGAAGCTGCACGATCAGGCAATTCAAGCAGCGGAATCTGCGGCTGAATCACTTCGCTACGCAAAGGCAGTCCGGCACGTCAGCCGGGCGATTGACTCGCTGATGGAAGAGCACCCTCACCCAGCATCTCCCACCAAGTCTTGAAACTCTCCCGAACCGGTTCACGAATTCGTCTTAACGTCGTTAATTCGAACTCGTTCGCACGCCAAAAGCTCTGACGAGCAATCGGACCTCAGATCGATTGTAGCAAGATCACGTGAGTGCGGAAAACGCACATGAACGGTCTACTCAAGCTCAAATTCTTCGTACGCAATTCCGAACGTCTCAGCAACCGGTCGACTTGTCAGCTTGCCTAGATGAGTGCTGACTGCCTCTCGAATCCCAGCGATCCGCGTACATGCTTGTTGAAGACCATTGTGCGCAATTTCCATCACGTAAGGGAAGGTGACGTTACAGAGCGCATACGTGCTCGTCCGACCGACTGCTCCCGGCATGTTTGTCACACAGTAGTGAACAACATCTTCTTCTACGTAGGTCGGATTGGAATGCGTTGTCGGTCGACTGGTTTCCACGCATCCTCCTTGATCGATGCAGACATCAATGATGACCGCACCTGCTTTCATCAGCTTCAAGTCGGATGCCGACACTAGGCTTGGGGCTTTCGCTCCCGGAATGAGAACTGCCCCGATGACGAGATCAGCGAGTTGAAGTTGCTCTCGAATGTTGTGTCGATCCGAGAAGAGTGTTGTGACGTTGGGTGGCATGATGTCATCGAGATAGCGAAGCCGATCGACATCAATGTCCATCAAGACCACATCCGCCTGAAAACCGGACGCGATTTGTGCAGCATTCTTTCCGACAATCCCTCCTCCCAACACCAGAATGTGTGCGGGGGAAACACCAGGCACGCCTCCCAGAAGAATTCCTCTCCCTTCCTGAGGACGTTCGAGATATTTTGCTCCCTCCTGAATGCTCATCCGCCCTGCGACTTCGCTCATGGGAGTTAAACAGGGAAGGTCTCCACGCTTGCCGCGCAACGTTTCATAGGCAATCGCGGTGACACCGGTATCCAGGACTTCGCGCGTCAGTTCTTCATCGGCCGCGAAGTGAAAGTAGGTCATCAACATCTGGTTGCGTCTTAAGAGCGGCCACTCGTCAGGCATCGGCTCTTTAACTTTGACGACCAGTTCCGCTTCACCAAAGATCGCTTCGGGACCAGAGACAATCTCCGCTCCCTGAAGTGCATATTGCTCATCCGGAATTCCGCTTCCCAAACCAGCTCCGCGCTCTACTAACACGCGATGTCCTGCTTTGGTCAGTTCCTCAACTCCCACAGGAAGCATCCCGACACGATACTCATCCTCTTTCACCTCTCGTGGAACTCCGACAATCATGTCTTTCTTCTCCCCTTGAGTATCGTTGCGACCGCTCTTCACAAACAGGCGTGAACAATCATCACTCACGCTGCAAACGAATCGCTCTCTGTCTCAATCATTCACCGATCATCGAAAGCTCGTCAAGTGTCGCATGTGCCGCTTCGCGATCTTCGGCGGTTACTCTTAACGATGCGCGCAAACAGCGACCGAATTCTCCGTGAGGAATGAGTGCGAAGAATTCATCCATCCGACTGCTCAGTCAAACGGATTGAATAATGCAGTTAAGGCGATCCATCGCTGCTGGATGTGACTAACTGCGGCGGAGACGAGCTCCCAGCTTGTTGATGACAGCCACGCATTCAGCACGTGCTTCGGTGAGTCTCTTCGGCGTTGGACTTTCACTTCGACAGTAGTCGAGCACGATCTGCTCAGCCCGCATTAACTCCACGCAAGCTTCTGGGATTTCGCTGGCGATTTCGGTTGGAATGGTTGTCACTCCATTCAAATCTCCGTGCAACAAATCTCCCGGATGAATCGCCACTCCGCCCACGGTTACAGGGACATTGATCTGTGGAATGTGGCAGTATCCGTGCGAGCAAATCGTTCCGTTTGTGAAGACGGGATAGTCAAGCACTTCAACTTGATCGAGGTCCCGCCCTGCTCCAGAAGTGATCAATCCGGCTGACCCGAAGGACTTGTACATCGTGCACATCACTTCGCCGAACGTGG
Coding sequences within:
- a CDS encoding RraA family protein, with amino-acid sequence MSELTPDTLAELAKYDTPTVCNVIELFDVRPRNLGYMNDSIRACFPKLPPMVGFALTSTFRSQAPPRSSDAYGSLTDQVELFASMPGPPVMVFQDLDEPTVSATFGEVMCTMYKSFGSAGLITSGAGRDLDQVEVLDYPVFTNGTICSHGYCHIPQINVPVTVGGVAIHPGDLLHGDLNGVTTIPTEIASEIPEACVELMRAEQIVLDYCRSESPTPKRLTEARAECVAVINKLGARLRRS
- the ald gene encoding alanine dehydrogenase, translated to MIVGVPREVKEDEYRVGMLPVGVEELTKAGHRVLVERGAGLGSGIPDEQYALQGAEIVSGPEAIFGEAELVVKVKEPMPDEWPLLRRNQMLMTYFHFAADEELTREVLDTGVTAIAYETLRGKRGDLPCLTPMSEVAGRMSIQEGAKYLERPQEGRGILLGGVPGVSPAHILVLGGGIVGKNAAQIASGFQADVVLMDIDVDRLRYLDDIMPPNVTTLFSDRHNIREQLQLADLVIGAVLIPGAKAPSLVSASDLKLMKAGAVIIDVCIDQGGCVETSRPTTHSNPTYVEEDVVHYCVTNMPGAVGRTSTYALCNVTFPYVMEIAHNGLQQACTRIAGIREAVSTHLGKLTSRPVAETFGIAYEEFELE